A single Oryza brachyantha chromosome 8, ObraRS2, whole genome shotgun sequence DNA region contains:
- the LOC121055137 gene encoding phospholipase A1-Ibeta2, chloroplastic-like, which translates to MSTAAAPPATSLLRPAAVTTTGNRVHLKNLEHLFRNRGAVEGGSGAAAVTPVTKTRQQAPLLRLPSFLGRGKGECKEEQPHVSPRRLERVLLPAAPDGPSPRGNIAATWRQLHGERDWRGLLDPLHPDLRREIVRYGEFVDAAYGAFLSRPDAAPGDRVRVPLQDGAYRVTAPLFATSSVGLPTWLASAAPCAGQRTSLVGYVAVCDNPAEVRRMGRRDIVIALRGTCTVLEWAENVRAGLVPATSAADSPDADATTPKVECGFWNLCKTGGGDGSPSLSEMVVSEVRRLLTKYEGEEVSITVTGHSLGAALAVLIADELAGLPAPAPAPVAVFSFGGPRVGDRAFASRVEARGARVLRVVNAHDVVPRFPPRLPAMPGRYADVGRELRLDSRASPYLRPDADAACCHDLEAYIHLVDGFLGSHCPFRANAKRSILRLLQNQGGNVKQLYISKAMDMRIRLDGAADIPAASPLSRVDVLECVH; encoded by the coding sequence TgtccaccgccgcggcgccgccggcaacCTCGCTgctccggccggcggcggtgaccacCACGGGCAACAGGGTGCACCTCAAGAACCTCGAGCATCTCTTCCGGAAccgcggcgccgtcgagggtggcagcggcgcggcTGCTGTGACGCCGGTGACGAAGACGAGGCAGCAGGCGCCGCTGCTGCGCCTGCCGTCGTTTCTtgggagggggaagggggagTGTAAGGAGGAGCAGCCCCACGtgtcgccgaggaggctcgAGCGCGTGCTCCTCCCGGCGGCGCCCGAcgggccgtcgccgcgcgggAACATCGCGGCGACGTGGAGGCAGCTCCACGGCGAGCGCGACTGGCGCGGGCTGCTCGACCCGCTGCATCCGGACCTCCGCCGGGAGATCGTCCGCTACGGCGAGTTCGTCGACGCCGCGTACGGCGCCTTCCTCTCACGCCCCGACGCCGCGCCGGGAGACCGCGTGCGCGTCCCGCTGCAGGACGGCGCCTACCGCGTCACGGCGCCGCTCTTCGCGACCTCGTCGGTGGGGCTCCCCACCTggctcgcctccgccgcgccgtgcgcCGGCCAGCGCACGAGCCTCGTCGGCTACGTCGCTGTGTGCGACAACCCCGCCGAGGTCCGCCGCATGGGGCGCCGCGACATCGTCATCGCGCTCCGCGGCACCTGCACCGTCCTTGAGTGGGCCGAGAACGTCCGCGCCGGCCTCGTCCcagccacctccgccgccgactcgCCCGACGCGGACGCGACCACCCCGAAGGTGGAATGCGGGTTCTGGAACCTCTGCaagaccggcggcggcgacggctcgccTAGCTTGTCGGAGATGGTCGTGTCCGAGGTGCGCCGGCTGCTGACAAAGTACGAAGGGGAGGAGGTGAGCATCACGGTGACCGGGCACAGCCTGGGCGCCGCTCTGGCCGTCCTCAtcgccgacgagctcgccggcctccccgcgccggcgccggcgcccgtgGCCGTCTTCTCCTTCGGCGGGCCGCGCGTCGGCGACCGCGCGTTCGCGTCGCGCGTGGAGGcccgcggcgcgcgcgtgctCCGCGTCGTGAACGCGCACGACGTCGTGCCGCGGTTCCCGCCCCGGCTGCCGGCGATGCCCGGGCGGTACGCCGACGTCGGGCGCGAGCTCCGCCTCGACAGCCGCGCGTCGCCGTACCTCCggcccgacgccgacgcggcgtGCTGCCACGACCTGGAGGCGTACATCCACCTCGTCGACGGCTTCCTCGGCTCGCATTGCCCCTTCCGCGCCAACGCCAAGCGGAGCATCCTCCGGCTGCTCCAGAACCAGGGCGGCAACGTCAAGCAGCTCTACATCAGCAAGGCCATGGACATGCGCATCCgcctcgacggcgccgccgacatccccgccgcctcgccgctcTCCCGCGTCGACGTGCTGGAGTGCGTGCACTGA